One window from the genome of Bacillus rossius redtenbacheri isolate Brsri chromosome 12, Brsri_v3, whole genome shotgun sequence encodes:
- the LOC134537165 gene encoding cuticle protein 21-like codes for MAVGVRMLADPDSKGRLDSTRLGAAGQPPAECLGDKAGPGPRSPKGSPDEGVATRFSPGQFSFQLLVLSALVAAASAGIVGAPAVVAPGAPVGYAARPLGYAAPLGYAAPALAARPLAYAAPAVAKVAAPLAVDTDFDPNPSYNYAYDIQDALTGDSKNQQESRQGDVVQGSYSLTEPDGTRRTVEYTADPVNGFNAVVHKEPLGVAKVAAPLGYAAPAVAKVAAPLGYGAPLGYAAAPALGYGKALLG; via the exons ATGGCCGTCGGGGTTCGAATGCTTGCTGATCCAGACTCt AAAGggcgactcgactcgactcgactcggcGCAGCGGGACAGCCGCCGGCGGAGTGTCTGGGGGACAAGGCGGGGCCCGGCCCGCGATCGCCCAAGGGGTCACCCGATGAGGGCGTGGCGACCCGCTTCTCGCCCG GACAATTTTCTTTCCAGCTGCTGGTCCTGTCCGCCCTCGTGGCCGCCGCCAGCGCCGGCATCGTGGGAGCCCCCGCCGTGGTGGCCCCCGGCGCGCCTGTGGGCTACGCCGCCCGCCCCCTGGGCTACGCCGCCCCCCTGGGCTACGCCGCCCCCGCCCTGGCCGCCCGCCCCCTggcctacgccgcccccgccgtgGCTAAGGTCGCCGCCCCCCTGGCCGTCGACACCGACTTCGACCCCAACCCGTCCTACAACTACGCCTACGACATCCAGGACGCTCTGACCGGCGACTCCAAGAACCAGCAGGAGAGCCGTCAAGGAGACGTCGTCCAGGGCAGCTACAGCCTCACCGAGCCTGACGGCACCCGCCGCACCGTCGAGTACACCGCCGACCCCGTCAACGGCTTCAACGCCGTCGTGCACAAGGAGCCCCTGGGTGTCGCCAAGGTCGCCGCCCCCCTGggctacgccgcccccgccgtcGCCAAGGTCGCCGCCCCCCTGGGCTACGGCGCGCCCCTGGGCTACGCCGCTGCCCCCGCTCTGGGCTACGGCAAGGCTCTCCTGGGTTAA